A genomic stretch from Streptococcus oralis includes:
- a CDS encoding phospho-sugar mutase yields MTYQENYQKWVDFADLPDYLRQDLENMDEKTKEDAFYTNLEFGTAGMRGLIGAGTNRINIYVVRQATEGLARLIESKGGNEKERGVAIAYDSRHFSPEFAFESAAVLAKHGIKSYVFESLRPTPELSFAVRHLNCFAGIMITASHNPAPFNGYKVYGEDGGQMPPHDADALTTYIRAIENPFAVEVADVEAEKTSGLIEVIGEAVDVEYLKEVKDVNINPALIEEFGKDMKIVYTPLHGTGEMLARRALAQAGFDSVQVVEAQATADPDFSTVKSPNPENQAAFALAEELGRQVGADVLVATDPDADRVGVEVLQKDGSYLNLSGNQIGAIMAKYILEAHKNAGTLPANAALCKSIVSTDLVTKIAESYGATMFNVLTGFKFIAEKIQEFEEKHNHTYMMGFEESFGYLIKPFVRDKDAIQAVLVVAELAAYYRSRGLTLADGIEEIYKEYGYYAEKTISVTLSGVDGAEQIKAIMAKFRDNGPKEWNTTAITVVEDFKAQTATAADGTVTNLTTPPSDVLKYTLADGSWIAVRPSGTEPKIKFYIAVVGESNEDSQAKIANIEAEINAFVK; encoded by the coding sequence ATGACTTACCAAGAAAATTATCAAAAATGGGTCGATTTTGCTGACCTTCCAGACTACCTTCGTCAAGATTTGGAAAATATGGATGAAAAAACAAAGGAAGATGCCTTCTATACCAATCTTGAATTTGGTACTGCTGGTATGCGTGGATTGATCGGAGCTGGTACAAACCGCATCAATATCTATGTTGTCCGCCAAGCAACTGAAGGTTTGGCTCGTTTGATTGAGTCAAAAGGTGGAAATGAAAAAGAACGCGGTGTGGCGATTGCATACGATAGCCGCCACTTCTCTCCAGAATTTGCCTTTGAATCTGCTGCAGTTCTTGCAAAACATGGTATCAAATCTTACGTATTTGAAAGCCTCCGTCCAACTCCAGAACTTTCATTCGCTGTTCGTCACCTCAACTGTTTCGCAGGTATCATGATTACTGCCAGTCACAACCCTGCTCCATTTAACGGTTACAAGGTTTACGGTGAAGACGGTGGACAAATGCCTCCTCACGATGCAGATGCTTTGACGACTTACATCCGTGCAATCGAAAATCCATTCGCAGTTGAAGTTGCTGATGTGGAGGCTGAAAAAACTTCTGGCTTGATTGAAGTCATTGGTGAAGCTGTTGATGTAGAATACCTTAAAGAGGTCAAAGATGTTAACATCAACCCAGCCTTGATCGAAGAATTTGGTAAAGACATGAAGATTGTCTACACACCACTTCATGGTACTGGTGAAATGTTGGCTCGTCGTGCTCTTGCCCAAGCAGGATTTGACTCTGTTCAAGTTGTTGAAGCGCAAGCAACTGCTGACCCTGACTTCTCAACTGTTAAATCTCCTAACCCAGAAAACCAAGCAGCCTTTGCACTTGCTGAAGAACTTGGTCGTCAAGTTGGTGCTGATGTGCTTGTCGCAACTGACCCTGACGCTGACCGTGTCGGTGTCGAAGTTCTTCAAAAAGATGGTAGCTACCTCAACCTTTCAGGTAACCAAATCGGTGCCATCATGGCTAAATACATCTTGGAAGCCCATAAAAACGCTGGAACACTTCCTGCAAATGCAGCCCTCTGCAAGTCTATCGTATCAACTGACTTGGTAACGAAGATTGCTGAAAGCTACGGCGCAACTATGTTTAACGTCTTGACTGGTTTCAAATTTATAGCTGAAAAGATTCAAGAATTCGAAGAAAAACACAATCACACTTACATGATGGGATTTGAAGAAAGCTTCGGTTACTTGATTAAACCATTCGTACGTGATAAAGACGCCATCCAAGCCGTTCTTGTCGTTGCTGAGCTTGCTGCCTACTACCGTTCACGCGGCTTGACTCTTGCTGACGGTATCGAAGAAATCTACAAAGAGTACGGTTACTACGCTGAAAAGACTATCTCTGTAACTCTCTCAGGGGTTGATGGAGCTGAGCAAATCAAAGCGATTATGGCTAAATTCCGTGACAATGGTCCGAAAGAATGGAACACAACAGCTATCACTGTCGTAGAAGACTTCAAGGCTCAAACTGCTACTGCTGCTGACGGTACTGTTACAAACTTGACAACTCCTCCAAGTGATGTGTTGAAATATACACTTGCTGACGGTTCATGGATTGCCGTTCGCCCTTCAGGTACAGAACCAAAGATCAAATTCTACATTGCCGTTGTGGGTGAAAGCAACGAAGATTCACAAGCTAAGATTGCCAACATCGAAGCAGAAATCAATGCCTTTGTAAAATAA
- a CDS encoding MFS transporter, protein MNRHAIQLISRGAINKIGNMLYDYGNSVWLASMGTIGQTVLGIYQISELVTSILVNPFGGVISDRFSRRKILMTTDLICGILCLAISFIRDDNLMIAALIFANIVQAVAFAFSRTANKAIITEVVEKDEIVTYNSRLELVLQVVGVSSPVLSFIVLQFASLHITLVLDAISFFIAFTLVAFLPKKETQEQEKKTFSWKNIFADMKEGLGYIWHQQEIFFLLVVASSVNFFFAAFEFLLPFSNRLYGIEGAYATILTMGAIGSIIGALLASKIKAGVYNLLILLALTGVGVFMMGLPLPTFLSFSGNLVCELFMTIFNIHFFTQVQTKVEGEYLGRVLSTIFTLAILFMPIAKGFMTVLPSVHLSSFLIIGSGVIILSCLSLVYVRSHFKKEL, encoded by the coding sequence ATGAATCGACATGCAATCCAGTTGATTAGTCGTGGGGCTATTAATAAGATAGGGAATATGCTCTATGATTATGGAAACAGTGTTTGGTTGGCGTCAATGGGAACGATAGGACAGACTGTTCTTGGGATTTATCAGATTTCTGAACTCGTCACATCGATTCTGGTCAATCCCTTTGGCGGAGTGATTTCAGACCGTTTTTCGCGTCGCAAAATTTTGATGACGACGGACTTGATTTGCGGCATTCTCTGTTTAGCTATTTCTTTCATCAGAGATGATAACTTGATGATTGCTGCCTTGATTTTTGCCAATATTGTTCAGGCGGTTGCCTTTGCATTTTCTCGTACAGCCAACAAAGCCATTATAACTGAGGTTGTAGAGAAAGACGAGATAGTGACCTATAACTCTCGCTTGGAGTTAGTTTTGCAGGTTGTAGGTGTTAGCTCCCCTGTACTTTCTTTCATCGTTTTACAATTTGCCAGTCTCCATATTACGCTCGTTTTAGATGCCATTAGTTTTTTCATCGCATTTACCTTAGTAGCTTTTCTCCCCAAAAAAGAGACTCAGGAACAAGAGAAAAAGACTTTCAGCTGGAAAAATATTTTTGCTGATATGAAAGAAGGACTCGGCTATATCTGGCACCAGCAAGAAATCTTTTTCCTTTTGGTAGTTGCTTCCAGTGTTAATTTCTTTTTTGCAGCTTTTGAATTTCTCCTCCCTTTTTCAAATCGACTATACGGGATAGAAGGAGCTTATGCAACTATTTTGACTATGGGCGCTATTGGTTCGATTATCGGAGCTCTTCTAGCTAGCAAAATAAAGGCAGGTGTTTATAATCTTTTGATTCTATTGGCCTTGACTGGAGTTGGGGTTTTTATGATGGGGTTACCATTGCCAACTTTTCTTTCCTTTTCTGGAAATTTAGTTTGTGAACTGTTTATGACGATATTTAATATTCACTTTTTTACTCAGGTGCAAACAAAGGTTGAGGGGGAATACTTGGGAAGAGTACTAAGCACCATTTTTACCTTAGCCATCCTATTTATGCCGATTGCAAAAGGCTTTATGACAGTGCTACCAAGTGTACATCTCTCTTCTTTTCTGATAATTGGAAGCGGTGTTATCATCTTGTCTTGTTTATCCCTCGTTTATGTGCGAAGTCATTTTAAAAAAGAGTTATAA
- a CDS encoding ABC-F family ATP-binding cassette domain-containing protein, whose amino-acid sequence MIILQANKIERSFAGELLFDNINLQVDERDRIALVGKNGAGKSTLLKILVGEEEPTSGEINKKKDVFLSYLAQDSRFESENTIYDEMLHVFDDLRCTETQLRQMELEMGEKSGEDLDKLMVDYDRLSENFRQAGGFTYEANIRAILNGFKFDESMWQMKIAELSGGQNTRLALAKMLLEKPNLLVLDEPTNHLDIETIAWLENYLVNYSGALIIVSHDRYFLDKVATVTLDLTKHSLDRYVGNYSRFVEQKEQKLATEAKNYEKQQKEIAALEDFVNRNLVRASTTKRAQSRRKQLEKMERLDKPEAGKKSANMTFQSEKTSGNVVLTVENAAIGYDGEILSEPINLDLRKMNAVAIVGPNGIGKSTFIKSIVDQIPFIKGEKCFGANVEVGYYDQTQSKLTPSNTVLDELWNDFKLTPEVEIRNRLGAFLFSGYDVKKSVGMLSGGEKARLLLAKLSMENNNFLILDEPTNHLDIDSKEVLENALIDFDGTLLFVSHDRYFINRVATHVLELSENGSTLYLGDYDYYVDKKAEMEVSQTEEVSTSNQAKETSSVNDYQAQKESQKEARKLMRQIESLEAEIEELETQSQAISEQMLETNDAEKLMELQAELDKISHRQEEAMLEWEELSEQV is encoded by the coding sequence ATGATTATTTTACAAGCCAATAAAATTGAACGTTCTTTTGCAGGCGAGCTTTTGTTTGATAATATAAACCTGCAAGTAGATGAACGAGACCGAATTGCTCTTGTTGGGAAAAATGGTGCAGGAAAGTCGACTCTGTTGAAGATTTTAGTTGGAGAAGAGGAGCCGACTAGTGGAGAAATCAATAAGAAAAAAGATGTTTTTCTGTCTTACCTAGCCCAAGATAGCCGTTTTGAGTCTGAAAATACCATCTACGATGAAATGCTACATGTTTTTGATGATTTACGTTGTACAGAGACACAACTACGTCAGATGGAATTGGAAATGGGTGAAAAGTCTGGTGAGGATTTGGATAAACTGATGGTGGATTATGATCGTTTATCAGAGAATTTCCGTCAGGCTGGTGGCTTTACCTACGAAGCTAATATTCGAGCGATCTTGAATGGTTTCAAGTTTGATGAATCTATGTGGCAGATGAAAATTGCTGAGCTTTCAGGTGGTCAAAATACCCGTCTGGCTTTGGCCAAAATGCTCCTTGAAAAACCAAATCTTTTGGTCTTAGATGAGCCAACCAACCACTTGGATATCGAAACCATTGCCTGGCTGGAGAATTACTTGGTGAACTATAGCGGTGCACTCATTATTGTCAGTCACGACCGTTACTTTTTGGATAAGGTTGCGACGGTTACACTTGATTTGACTAAGCATTCCTTAGATCGCTATGTGGGGAATTACTCTCGTTTTGTTGAACAAAAAGAGCAAAAGTTAGCAACTGAGGCAAAAAACTATGAAAAGCAGCAGAAGGAAATCGCTGCTCTGGAAGACTTTGTCAATCGCAATCTAGTACGAGCTTCAACGACCAAACGTGCCCAATCTCGGCGTAAGCAACTGGAAAAAATGGAGCGTTTGGACAAGCCAGAAGCTGGTAAGAAATCAGCCAACATGACCTTCCAGTCAGAAAAAACGTCGGGTAATGTTGTATTGACTGTTGAAAATGCGGCTATTGGCTATGATGGGGAAATATTGTCAGAACCTATCAACCTAGACCTTCGTAAGATGAATGCTGTTGCGATTGTCGGACCAAACGGCATTGGAAAGTCAACCTTTATCAAGTCTATTGTGGATCAGATTCCTTTTATCAAGGGAGAAAAGTGTTTTGGTGCCAATGTTGAGGTTGGCTACTATGACCAAACCCAAAGCAAGTTAACACCAAGCAATACGGTTCTAGACGAACTCTGGAATGATTTTAAACTAACACCAGAAGTTGAAATTCGCAACCGCCTTGGTGCCTTCCTTTTCTCAGGATATGATGTTAAAAAGTCAGTCGGCATGCTTTCAGGTGGCGAGAAAGCTCGTTTGTTGCTTGCCAAACTTTCAATGGAAAACAATAACTTCTTGATTCTGGATGAGCCAACCAACCACTTGGATATTGATAGCAAGGAAGTGTTAGAAAATGCCCTGATTGACTTTGATGGGACCTTGCTGTTTGTCAGCCACGACCGTTACTTTATCAATCGTGTCGCCACTCATGTTCTGGAATTGTCTGAGAATGGTTCGACTCTTTACTTGGGAGATTATGACTACTATGTTGATAAAAAGGCTGAAATGGAAGTCAGCCAGACAGAAGAAGTTTCAACTAGTAATCAAGCAAAAGAAACAAGTTCAGTTAATGACTACCAAGCTCAGAAAGAAAGTCAAAAAGAAGCCCGTAAGCTCATGCGTCAAATAGAGAGTTTAGAGGCTGAAATCGAAGAGTTAGAAACTCAAAGTCAAGCTATTTCTGAACAAATGCTGGAAACCAACGATGCTGAAAAACTCATGGAGTTGCAGGCTGAACTGGACAAAATCAGTCACCGTCAGGAAGAGGCTATGCTTGAATGGGAAGAATTATCGGAGCAGGTGTAA
- a CDS encoding XRE/MutR family transcriptional regulator: MEHLGKVFREFRTSGKYSLKEAAGESCSTSQLSRFELGESDLAVSRFFEILDNIHVTIENFMDKARDFQNHEHVALMAQIIPLYYSNDIAGFQKLQNEQLKKAKSSTNPLYFELNWILLQGLICQRDSRYAMRQSDLEKVADYLFQTEEWTMYELILFGNLYTFYNVDYVARIGREVMEREDYYKEIGRHRKLVLILALNCYQHCLENRTFTDADYFEGYVEKLIGNGIKLYERNIFHYLKGFALYQRDLKEEGCSQMQEAMHIFDVLGLPEQVAYYQEHYEKFVNA, translated from the coding sequence ATGGAACATCTTGGAAAGGTATTTCGCGAATTTCGAACAAGTGGGAAGTACTCCTTGAAAGAGGCGGCAGGTGAATCGTGTTCAACATCTCAGTTATCTCGCTTCGAGCTTGGGGAGTCTGATCTAGCAGTTTCCCGTTTCTTTGAGATACTGGATAATATTCATGTGACTATTGAAAATTTCATGGACAAGGCTAGGGATTTTCAAAATCATGAACATGTTGCCTTGATGGCACAGATTATTCCGCTTTACTACTCAAATGATATTGCAGGTTTTCAAAAACTTCAAAATGAACAGCTCAAGAAAGCGAAGAGTTCGACCAATCCCCTCTATTTTGAGCTGAATTGGATTCTGCTACAAGGTCTGATTTGCCAAAGAGATTCTCGTTACGCGATGAGGCAGAGTGATTTGGAAAAGGTAGCAGATTATCTTTTTCAAACAGAAGAATGGACTATGTATGAGTTGATTCTTTTCGGAAATCTCTATACTTTCTACAATGTGGACTATGTGGCTCGGATTGGCAGAGAAGTCATGGAGCGAGAAGACTACTACAAAGAAATTGGTCGGCATCGAAAACTTGTTTTGATTTTAGCTCTTAACTGTTACCAGCATTGTTTGGAAAACCGTACCTTTACGGATGCGGACTATTTTGAGGGCTATGTGGAGAAGTTGATTGGAAATGGTATCAAGCTTTATGAGCGCAATATCTTCCATTATCTCAAAGGTTTCGCCCTCTACCAGAGAGACTTGAAAGAAGAGGGTTGTAGTCAGATGCAGGAGGCTATGCATATTTTTGATGTGCTTGGACTTCCAGAGCAAGTGGCTTACTATCAGGAACATTATGAAAAATTTGTAAATGCTTAA